One Microcebus murinus isolate Inina chromosome 7, M.murinus_Inina_mat1.0, whole genome shotgun sequence genomic region harbors:
- the MEX3B gene encoding RNA-binding protein MEX3B, which yields MPSSLFADLERNGSGGGGGGGGGGGETLDDQRALQLALDQLSLLGLDSDEGASLYDSEPRKKSVNMTECVPVPSSEHVAEIVGRQGCKIKALRAKTNTYIKTPVRGEEPVFVVTGRKEDVAMARREIISAAEHFSMIRASRNKNTALNGAVPGPPNLPGQTTIQVRVPYRVVGLVVGPKGATIKRIQQQTHTYIVTPSRDKEPVFEVTGMPENVDRAREEIEAHIALRTGGIVELTDENDFHANGTDVGFDLHHGSGGSGPGSLWSKPTPSITPTPGRKPFSSYRNDSSSSLGSASTDSYFGGGTSGSAAATPRLADYSPPSPALSFAHNGNNNNNGNGYTYATGEASVPSPDGCPELQPTFDPAPAPPPGAPLLWAQFERSPGGGPAAAPASSSCSSSASSSASSSSVVFPGAGASAPSNANLGLLVHRRLHPGAGCARLSPPLHMAPGAGEHHLARRVRSDPGGGGLAYAAYANGLGAQLPGLQPSDTSGSSSSSSSSSSSSSSSSGLRRKGSRDCSVCFESEVIAALVPCGHNLFCMECANRICEKSEPECPVCHAAVTQAIRIFS from the exons ATGCCCAGCTCGCTGTTCGCAGACCTGGAGCGCAACGGCAGCGGCGGCGGagggggaggcggcggcggcggcggcgagacCCTGGATGACCAAAGAGCCCTGCAGCTCGCGCTCGACCAGCTCTCGCTGCTGGGGCTGGACAGTGACGAGGGCGCCTCTCTGTACGACAGCGAGCCGCGCAAGAAGAGCGTGAACATGACCGAGTGCGTGCCAGTGCCCAGTTCCGAGCACGTCGCCGAGATCGTGGGGCGGCAAG GTTGTAAAATCAAAGCGCTGCGGGCGAAGACCAACACTTACATCAAGACCCCGGTtcgcggggaggagcctgtcttTGTTGTGACGGGCAGGAAGGAGGATGTGGCCATGGCTCGCAGGGAGATCATCTCCGCCGCCGAGCACTTCTCCATGATCCGCGCCTCCCGGAATAAGAACACGGCGCTCAACGGCGCGGTGCCCGGGCCGCCCAACCTGCCCGGGCAGACCACCATCCAAGTGCGGGTGCCCTACCGCGTGGTGGGGCTCGTGGTGGGGCCCAAGGGCGCCACGATCAAGCGCATCCAGCAGCAGACGCACACGTACATCGTGACGCCCAGCAGGGACAAGGAGCCGGTGTTCGAGGTGACCGGCATGCCGGAGAACGTGGACCGCGCGCGCGAGGAGATCGAGGCGCACATAGCCTTACGCACCGGCGGCATCGTGGAGCTCACAGACGAGAACGACTTCCACGCCAACGGCACGGACGTGGGCTTCGATCTGCACCACGGGTCCGGCGGGTCCGGCCCGGGCAGCCTCTGGAGCAAGCCCACGCCCAGCATCACGCCCACCCCGGGCCGCAAGCCCTTCTCCAGCTACCGCAACGACAGCTCCAGCTCGCTGGGCAGCGCTTCCACGGACTCCTACTTCGGGGGCGGGACCAGCGGCAGCGCGGCCGCCACCCCGCGCCTGGCGGACTACAGCCCCCCCAGCCCCGCGCTCAGCTTCGCGCACAAcgggaacaacaacaacaacggcAACGGGTACACCTACGCCACGGGGGAGGCCTCGGTGCCGTCCCCCGACGGCTGCCCCGAGCTGCAGCCCACTTTCGACCCGGCGCCGGCCCCCCCACCCGGGGCGCCGCTTCTCTGGGCCCAGTTCGAGCGCTCTCCGGGAGGCGGCCCTGCAGCAGCTCCCGcgtcctcctcctgctcctcctctgcgTCCTCGTCCGCTTCCTCGTCCTCCGTCGTCTTTCCCGGGGCTGGCGCCAGTGCGCCCTCCAACGCCAACCTGGGGCTGCTGGTGCACCGCAGGCTGCACCCAGGCGCCGGCTGCGCGCGCCTGTCGCCGCCCCTGCACATGGCCCCGGGGGCCGGCGAGCACCACCTGGCTCGCCGCGTGCGCAGCGACCCGGGCGGAGGGGGCCTGGCCTACGCGGCCTACGCCAACGGGCTGGGGGCGCAGCTGCCCGGCCTGCAGCCGTCGGACACGTCGGGCTCCTCCTCGTcgtccagctcctcctccagctcttcctcctcctcctccgggcTGCGGCGCAAGGGCAGCCGCGACTGCTCCGTGTGCTTCGAAAGCGAGGTGATCGCCGCGCTGGTGCCCTGCGGCCACAACCTCTTCTGCATGGAGTGCGCCAACCGGATCTGCGAGAAGAGCGAGCCCGAGTGCCCGGTCTGCCACGCCGCGGTCACCCAGGCCATCCGCATCTTCTCCTGA